In a single window of the Nicotiana tomentosiformis chromosome 8, ASM39032v3, whole genome shotgun sequence genome:
- the LOC104097612 gene encoding uncharacterized protein, giving the protein MDPCPFVRLIIESLALKLPTATKPAGSGSGVHPCSTPCYAKLKLKNFPSQTAILPLCSTSQYPSSPPESSASAAGFHLDAVTLRRLSGKPVSLKVSVFTGRMGRTCGVTSGKLLGSVQVSVNLNGTHSKSSVFQNGWMKLGGEPAVAVLHMAVRAEPDPRFVFQFGGEPECSPVVFQIQGNIRQPVFSCKFSADRNNRTRSLPTDFNLGNRGWMRTFSAERDRPGRERKGWMIIIYDLSGSAVAAASVITPFVPSPGSDRVSRSNPGAWLILRPNGSCVSSWKPWGRLEAWRERGPVDGLGYKFELVTDIGLTSGVPIAEGTMSMKRGGQFCIDNTVKDSALSSLSPIRGFVMGSSVEGEGKPSAPTVQVGVRHVTCMADAALFIALSAAIDLSMDACRLFSQKLGKEFCNNAQESFS; this is encoded by the exons ATGGATCCTTGCCCGTTTGTTCGTTTGATAATTGAGTCATTAGCTCTTAAACTTCCAACAGCAACAAAACCTGCTGGTTCTGGTTCTGGAGTTCACCCTTGTTCAACTCCTTGCTATGCTAAACTCAAGCTCAAGAATTTCCCTTCTCAAACTGCCATTCTCCCCCTCTGTTCCACTTCTCAATACCCTTCTTCTCCGCCTGAGTCCTCCGCCTCAGCCGCCGGGTTCCATCTAGACGCCGTCACTCTCCGGCGTCTCTCTGGAAAGCCCGTTTCGTTAAAAGTGTCCGTTTTCACGGGGCGCATGGGTCGCACGTGCGGTGTTACCAGTGGGAAGCTGCTGGGATCGGTTCAGGTGAGCGTTAACTTGAATGGGACACATTCAAAGTCCAGCGTGTTTCAAAATGGGTGGATGAAATTGGGAGGCGAACCGGCGGTGGCTGTGTTGCACATGGCTGTCCGGGCTGAACCGGACCCGCGGTTCGTGTTCCAGTTCGGAGGTGAACCGGAGTGCAGCCCGGTGGTTTTCCAGATCCAGGGGAATATAAGGCAGCCGGTTTTCAGCTGCAAGTTCAGTGCTGATCGCAACAACCGGACACG ATCTCTTCCAACTGATTTTAACTTAGGCAATAGAGGATGGATGCGAACATTTTCTGCTGAAAGGGACAGACCGGGGAGGGAGCGAAAAGGGTGGATGATAATTATCTATGATCTATCAGGGTCAGCTGTTGCAGCTGCCTCAGTGATCACTCCATTTGTGCCCTCTCCAGGTTCTGACCGTGTTTCTCGGTCAAATCCTGGTGCGTGGCTTATCCTCCGGCCTAATGGATCCTGTGTTAGCAGCTGGAAACCATGGGGTCGTCTTGAGGCTTGGCGCGAAAGAGGGCCAGTTGATGGACTTGGTTACAAATTTGAGCTTGTTACTGACATTGGTCTTACTAGTGGTGTACCTATAGCTGAGGGCACAATGAGTATGAAAAGAGGTGGGCAATTTTGCATAGACAACACAGTAAAAGACTCTGCACTGAGTTCATTATCGCCTATTCGAGGATTTGTGATGGGATCAAGCGTTGAAGGCGAAGGCAAACCAAGTGCTCCAACAGTTCAAGTTGGGGTACGACATGTAACTTGCATGGCCGATGCTGCCCTATTTATCGCACTTTCAGCTGCCATTGATCTTAGCATGGACGCGTGTCGCCTCTTCTCTCAAAAACTTGGAAAGGAATTTTGCAATAATGCTCAAGAGTCATTCTCATAA
- the LOC104097610 gene encoding acid phosphatase 1-like isoform X2 translates to MAYAQNLMLALFISFTFVSTSFSQSILGITPEILQLLTINRHRKIPKDNNNALYCESWRFTVETNDAGFWALIPERCASFVQDYMNGDRYSSDCGAVADLSLAFANTVKVSNDGKDAWVFDIDETLLSNLPYYVTHGFGSEIFDEIAFDKWVNEAEAPAIPASLKLYKELQQRGFKIFLLTGRSEFQRNYTEKNLVYAGYSNWEKLILRGPSDKSKLATQYKSEKRKELEDEGYRIHGSSGDQWSDLNGFAVAKR, encoded by the exons ATGGCGTACGCTCAAAACTTAATGTTAGCTCTTTTCATCTCCTTCACCTTCGTCTCCACCTCATTCTCTCAGTCTATTCTCGGAATCACCCCCGAAATCTTACAACTTTTAACCATCAATCGCCACCGTAAGATTCCCAAAGACAATAACAATGCTTTGTACTGTGAGAGCTGGCGGTTCACCGTTGAGACTAATGATGCTGGTTTCTGGGCTTTGATTCCCGAAAGGTGCGCTTCTTTCGTCCAGGACTACATGAACGGCGATCGTTACTCTTCAGATTGCGGTGCGGTGGCTGACCTGTCGCTGGCGTTTGCCAATACGGTTAAGGTTTCAAACGATGGAAAGGACGCTTGGGTCTTCGACATTGATGAAACTTTGCTCTCCAACTTGCCCTACTATGTCACCCATGGCTTCGG ATCAGAGATCTTTGATGAAATCGCCTTTGACAAATGGGTAAATGAAGCAGAAGCTCCTGCTATACCTGCAAGTTTAAAACTGTACAAGGAGCTACAACAGCGAGGATTTAAGATATTCTTGTTGACTGGTCGGAGTGAATTTCAAAGGAATTATACAGAAAAGAATCTGGTGTATGCTGGATACAGCAATTGGGAAAAGCTTATTTTGAG GGGACCTTCTGATAAAAGTAAACTGGCAACCCAATACAAATCTGAGAAAAGAAAGGAATTAGAAGATGAAGGTTACAGGATTCATGGGAGCTCTGGAGATCAGTGGAGTGACTTGAACGGTTTCGCTGTTGCCAAAAG GTGA
- the LOC104097610 gene encoding acid phosphatase 1-like isoform X1, giving the protein MAYAQNLMLALFISFTFVSTSFSQSILGITPEILQLLTINRHRKIPKDNNNALYCESWRFTVETNDAGFWALIPERCASFVQDYMNGDRYSSDCGAVADLSLAFANTVKVSNDGKDAWVFDIDETLLSNLPYYVTHGFGSEIFDEIAFDKWVNEAEAPAIPASLKLYKELQQRGFKIFLLTGRSEFQRNYTEKNLVYAGYSNWEKLILRGPSDKSKLATQYKSEKRKELEDEGYRIHGSSGDQWSDLNGFAVAKRNAGESCIWDKPAFPILVLTG; this is encoded by the exons ATGGCGTACGCTCAAAACTTAATGTTAGCTCTTTTCATCTCCTTCACCTTCGTCTCCACCTCATTCTCTCAGTCTATTCTCGGAATCACCCCCGAAATCTTACAACTTTTAACCATCAATCGCCACCGTAAGATTCCCAAAGACAATAACAATGCTTTGTACTGTGAGAGCTGGCGGTTCACCGTTGAGACTAATGATGCTGGTTTCTGGGCTTTGATTCCCGAAAGGTGCGCTTCTTTCGTCCAGGACTACATGAACGGCGATCGTTACTCTTCAGATTGCGGTGCGGTGGCTGACCTGTCGCTGGCGTTTGCCAATACGGTTAAGGTTTCAAACGATGGAAAGGACGCTTGGGTCTTCGACATTGATGAAACTTTGCTCTCCAACTTGCCCTACTATGTCACCCATGGCTTCGG ATCAGAGATCTTTGATGAAATCGCCTTTGACAAATGGGTAAATGAAGCAGAAGCTCCTGCTATACCTGCAAGTTTAAAACTGTACAAGGAGCTACAACAGCGAGGATTTAAGATATTCTTGTTGACTGGTCGGAGTGAATTTCAAAGGAATTATACAGAAAAGAATCTGGTGTATGCTGGATACAGCAATTGGGAAAAGCTTATTTTGAG GGGACCTTCTGATAAAAGTAAACTGGCAACCCAATACAAATCTGAGAAAAGAAAGGAATTAGAAGATGAAGGTTACAGGATTCATGGGAGCTCTGGAGATCAGTGGAGTGACTTGAACGGTTTCGCTGTTGCCAAAAG AAATGCAGGTGAAAGTTGCATATGGGATAAGCCCGCTTTCCCCATCCTCGTGTTAACAGGGTAA
- the LOC104097611 gene encoding leucine-rich repeat extensin-like protein 6 — protein MGNIWFLVFLLHKIIATEAAMSVGGGVGMGVGVGGGVGGGGVWIGGGINSPSPTSSDINKAYTALQTWKSAITDDPLGILNSWVGTNVCAYKGVFCSESQDYMGNPTLVVAGIDLNHANLQGILVKELSFLAEMSIFHLNSNRFSGPIPQTFRDLTSLTELDLSNNHFSGTFPTAVLLIPNLLYLDLRFNSFSGPIPEDLFNKKLDAIFLNNNQFDGELPQNLGNSPSSVINLANNKLTGNIPFSLGYMGPRIKEILFLNNQLTGCIPEGVGMWTDLQVLDVSFNSLMGHLPDTLSCLSGIEVLNLAHNKLSGDLPDLVCSLRSLINLTLTYNFFSGLSQDCDKLPYRNVGFDFSLNCIPGKQMQRPQPECSLIPGGSLSCLRIPSAKPLVCGSIISEEEIVSTPPSH, from the coding sequence ATGGGCAACATTTGGTTTTTGGTTTTTCTCCTTCACAAAATTATTGCCACTGAAGCTGCAATGAGTGTAGGTGGTGGTGTTGGTATGGGAGTAGGTGTTGGtggtggggtggggggtgggggtgttTGGATTGGTGGAGGAATTAACAGCCCAAGTCCTACTTCTTCTGATATTAACAAAGCTTACACTGCTCTTCAAACATGGAAATCAGCAATTACAGATGACCCTTTGGGAATCTTGAATAGTTGGGTTGGTACAAATGTTTGTGCTTACAAAGGAGTCTTTTGTTCAGAATCTCAAGATTATATGGGCAACCCAACTTTAGTTGTTGCAGGTATTGATCTAAACCATGCAAATTTACAAGGCATTCTTGTTAAGGAACTGTCCTTTTTAGCAGAAATGTCCATTTTTCATCTCAACAGTAACAGATTTTCAGGGCCAATTCCGCAAACTTTCAGAGACCTTACTTCTCTTACTGAGTTAGACCTCAGTAATAACCATTTTTCTGGTACATTTCCTACTGCTGTTTTACTCATCCCAAATCTTCTTTATTTAGACCTCAGATTTAACAGCTTCTCAGGGCCAATTCCAGAAGACCTTTTCAACAAAAAACTTGATGCTATTTTTCTTAATAACAACCAGTTTGATGGTGAACTTCCTCAGAATTTAGGGAATTCTCCATCTTCAGTTATCAATCTGGCTAATAACAAGTTGACTGGGAACATTCCATTTAGTTTGGGGTACATGGGTCCAAGAATTAAGGAGATTTTGTTCCTAAATAACCAGTTAACTGGTTGTATTCCAGAAGGGGTTGGTATGTGGACAGATTTGCAAGTTTTGGATGTGAGTTTCAATTCATTAATGGGGCATTTGCCTGATACTCTTTCTTGCTTGAGTGGGATTGAGGTACTCAACTTAGCACACAACAAACTTTCTGGGGATTTACCAGACTTGGTTTGTTCATTGAGAAGCCTTATCAATTTGACTCTTACTTACAATTTCTTCTCTGGTTTGAGCCAAGATTGTGACAAACTTCCCTATAGGAATGTGGGGTTTGATTTCTCATTGAATTGTATTCCAGGTAAGCAAATGCAAAGGCCTCAACCAGAGTGTTCTCTCATTCCTGGTGGTAGTCTTAGTTGTCTTAGAATACCTTCAGCTAAGCCTCTTGTTTGTGGGTCAATAATTAGTGAAGAAGAAATTGTGTCAACACCTCCTtctcattga